A DNA window from Citrobacter tructae contains the following coding sequences:
- the flgN gene encoding flagellar protein FlgN, producing MSTRLQQVKSLLQGIREDEMLYDTLRAQLEQQRLCMIRRSSEELLAVNDIIQQHYEQLKNNSQQRRSILQLLGVSINRAGLEQVFSWLPTLQKNAAHGRWQNLEQKAERCKSYNEKNGELLIRQYEFIQTFLGTEPDFIYHR from the coding sequence GTGAGCACCAGGCTACAGCAGGTGAAGAGCCTGCTTCAGGGCATTCGTGAAGACGAGATGCTGTATGACACGCTTCGGGCCCAGCTTGAGCAACAGCGTCTGTGTATGATCCGTCGCTCCAGTGAAGAGTTACTGGCGGTAAATGACATCATTCAACAGCACTATGAACAGTTGAAAAACAACAGCCAGCAGCGTCGTTCAATCCTGCAACTGTTGGGCGTGAGCATCAATCGCGCCGGGTTGGAGCAGGTATTTAGCTGGTTACCCACGCTGCAAAAAAATGCCGCACACGGTCGGTGGCAAAATCTTGAGCAAAAAGCAGAACGCTGCAAATCCTACAACGAAAAAAATGGCGAGCTACTGATCCGCCAGTATGAATTTATTCAGACTTTTTTAGGCACTGAGCCTGATTTTATTTACCACCGTTAA
- a CDS encoding lysine-N-methylase — MSMIDCYEPDFVRLFLSRQPDSALHVRLCWDTEIRQSLALTSPASCQAALGDPNAFVLHTTQCESDAQGTVLSPRDQVLNQSALNTITLPGLSSELRLYALGIMLSFSDKCPGDNKDVLEKLASLPQILASYVQEGKLQDQFAQLPSLPQLQRELITRIGSCEFNWDLLPESTRKLTLPLQVSLLMLQDANSEALLQQQLQDQWLKTNERYFTQEPWLFSNYLIYRLYHDVFPQHDSESALQRYFWLVADVFMIRTLFCLWTMDDSTLSHDDIYALFALFEDWRNSGDAVSVRQHILDILPGAPLLSAFSLLTR, encoded by the coding sequence ATGAGTATGATTGATTGCTATGAGCCTGACTTTGTCCGGTTGTTTTTATCCCGTCAGCCGGATTCTGCATTACATGTCAGACTGTGCTGGGACACGGAAATTCGTCAGAGTCTGGCGCTCACCTCCCCGGCAAGCTGTCAGGCTGCGTTAGGCGATCCCAACGCTTTTGTCCTGCATACCACGCAATGCGAATCTGACGCGCAAGGCACGGTGTTATCGCCACGCGATCAGGTATTGAATCAGTCAGCCCTGAATACCATCACCCTGCCCGGTTTGTCGTCAGAACTGCGCCTGTATGCGCTGGGCATCATGCTCTCTTTTTCCGATAAATGCCCCGGTGACAATAAAGATGTTCTGGAGAAACTGGCCTCGCTACCGCAGATTCTGGCGAGCTACGTGCAAGAGGGGAAACTGCAGGATCAGTTTGCACAATTGCCCAGCCTGCCTCAGCTTCAGCGTGAACTCATCACCCGTATAGGCAGCTGTGAATTCAACTGGGATCTGCTGCCGGAAAGTACGCGTAAACTGACATTGCCTCTGCAGGTAAGTCTGTTAATGCTGCAAGATGCCAACAGTGAAGCTTTACTCCAGCAGCAGCTCCAGGATCAATGGCTGAAAACCAATGAACGCTATTTCACGCAAGAGCCGTGGCTTTTCAGTAACTATCTGATTTACCGTCTTTACCATGACGTTTTCCCGCAACATGACAGCGAAAGTGCTCTCCAGCGTTACTTCTGGCTGGTCGCCGACGTCTTTATGATTCGTACATTATTTTGTCTGTGGACAATGGATGATTCCACGCTGAGCCATGACGATATTTATGCCCTTTTTGCCCTGTTTGAAGACTGGCGCAACAGCGGCGATGCCGTCTCAGTACGCCAGCATATTCTGGACATACTGCCAGGAGCCCCTCTGCTCTCGGCATTTTCCCTGCTTACACGTTAG